A part of Amycolatopsis lurida genomic DNA contains:
- a CDS encoding 3-hydroxybutyrate dehydrogenase, translated as MSGAYHSDLAGRSALVTGAASGIGLACAGALAEAGAKVHLADIDDAVEKAAAGVNGIAHVVDLTDAQAVETLPAEVDILVNNAGFQHIAPIHEFPPETFTRIQALMVTAPFLLIRRALPHMYDRGWGRVVNMSSVHGLRASPFKSAYVTAKHALEGLSKVTALEGAEHGVTSNCVNPGYVRTPLVTGQLQAQAEEHGLERDAVIEQVLLRRSAIKRLIEPADVAACVLWLTGEHAAHVTGTSIPLDGGWTAA; from the coding sequence ATGAGTGGTGCGTATCACAGCGATCTGGCCGGTAGGTCCGCGCTGGTCACGGGTGCGGCGAGCGGGATCGGCCTGGCCTGCGCCGGAGCGCTCGCCGAGGCGGGGGCCAAGGTCCACCTCGCCGACATCGACGACGCCGTCGAGAAGGCGGCGGCCGGCGTCAACGGCATCGCGCACGTCGTCGACCTCACCGACGCCCAGGCCGTCGAGACCCTGCCTGCCGAGGTCGACATCCTCGTCAACAACGCCGGTTTCCAGCACATCGCGCCGATCCACGAGTTCCCGCCGGAGACGTTCACCCGCATCCAGGCGCTCATGGTCACCGCGCCGTTCCTGCTGATCCGCCGCGCGCTGCCGCATATGTACGACCGCGGCTGGGGACGCGTGGTCAACATGTCCAGCGTCCACGGCCTCCGCGCGAGCCCGTTCAAATCCGCGTACGTCACCGCGAAGCACGCGCTCGAAGGACTCTCGAAGGTCACCGCGCTCGAAGGCGCGGAGCACGGCGTGACCAGCAACTGCGTCAACCCCGGCTACGTCCGCACGCCGCTGGTCACCGGCCAGCTCCAGGCGCAGGCCGAGGAACACGGCCTCGAACGCGACGCGGTGATCGAACAGGTCCTGCTGCGCCGGTCCGCGATCAAGCGGCTCATCGAACCCGCCGACGTCGCCGCGTGCGTGCTCTGGCTGACCGGCGAGCACGCCGCCCATGTCACCGGTACCTCGATCCCCCTCGACGGCGGCTGGACCGCCGCGTGA
- a CDS encoding MFS transporter, translated as MTTQNRGSIAKVVSASLIGTTIEWYDFFLYTSAAALVFGKLFFPSNDPLTGTLLAFLTYAVGFLARPIGGLVFGHFGDRVGRKKLLVLSLLLMGGSTCAMGILPTYASVGVLAPILLTLLRLVQGFALGGEWGGAVLIVSEHGDDKRRGFWASWPQCGAPGGNLLATAVLAILAATQSDEAFLSWGWRIPFLLSGVLVVIGLWIRLAVSESPVFLAAQKNNATTQAPVVEVFRKSWRAVLITIGSRMAENVSYYVITAFILVYVTTGLGLPKSAGLNAVLIGSAVHFLTIPLWGMLSDRIGRRPVYLFGAIGMAAWSFAFFAMLDTKNSGAIILAATVGLVLHGAMYGPQAAFFSEQFPTRVRYTGLSVGGQLSSIAAGAVAPLIAVALFKEFGSTIPVSLYVVAMCVLTVIALLAARETKGESLHSEVLTERGHVSA; from the coding sequence GTGACCACCCAGAACCGTGGCTCGATCGCGAAGGTCGTCAGCGCCAGCCTGATCGGAACGACGATCGAGTGGTACGACTTCTTCCTCTACACCTCCGCCGCGGCGCTGGTGTTCGGGAAATTGTTCTTCCCCTCCAACGATCCGCTCACCGGCACGCTGCTCGCGTTCCTGACCTACGCCGTCGGTTTCCTCGCCCGCCCGATCGGCGGTCTGGTGTTCGGCCACTTCGGCGACCGCGTCGGCCGCAAGAAACTGCTGGTGCTGAGCCTGTTGCTGATGGGCGGTTCGACCTGTGCGATGGGCATCCTCCCGACGTATGCCTCCGTCGGTGTCCTGGCGCCGATCCTGCTGACGCTGCTGCGGCTGGTGCAGGGTTTCGCGCTCGGCGGCGAATGGGGTGGCGCGGTGCTGATCGTCTCCGAACACGGCGACGACAAGCGGCGAGGATTCTGGGCGTCCTGGCCGCAATGCGGTGCTCCCGGCGGCAACCTGCTCGCGACGGCGGTCTTGGCGATCCTCGCCGCGACGCAGTCCGACGAGGCGTTCCTCAGCTGGGGCTGGCGGATCCCGTTCCTGCTCTCGGGTGTCCTCGTGGTGATCGGGCTGTGGATCCGGCTCGCGGTCAGTGAATCGCCGGTGTTCCTCGCCGCGCAGAAGAACAACGCGACCACGCAGGCCCCGGTCGTCGAGGTGTTCCGCAAGAGCTGGCGCGCGGTGCTGATCACGATCGGTTCGCGGATGGCGGAGAACGTCTCGTACTACGTGATCACCGCGTTCATCCTCGTCTACGTCACCACCGGGCTGGGCCTGCCGAAATCGGCGGGACTCAACGCGGTGCTCATCGGTTCGGCCGTGCACTTCCTGACCATTCCCTTGTGGGGCATGCTTTCCGACCGGATCGGCCGCCGGCCGGTGTACCTGTTCGGCGCGATCGGCATGGCGGCTTGGAGTTTCGCGTTCTTCGCGATGCTCGACACGAAGAATTCCGGTGCCATCATTCTCGCGGCGACCGTCGGGCTGGTGTTGCACGGCGCGATGTACGGCCCGCAGGCCGCGTTCTTCTCCGAGCAATTCCCGACGCGGGTGCGCTACACCGGCCTCTCGGTCGGCGGTCAGCTGTCGTCGATCGCGGCCGGGGCGGTGGCGCCGCTCATCGCGGTCGCGTTGTTCAAGGAGTTCGGCAGCACGATCCCGGTCTCGCTCTACGTGGTCGCGATGTGCGTGCTGACCGTGATCGCCCTGCTCGCCGCCCGCGAGACCAAGGGCGAGTCCCTGCACTCCGAAGTTCTCACGGAGCGCGGCCACGTGTCAGCATGA
- a CDS encoding helix-turn-helix domain-containing protein produces the protein MTLVDSSAQLRRLLELLASGAGSEQLAHVPVDPKATELALRIRDTVAEHRRREAELAALFDTASDLARLDDPDAVLRSIVRRARALLGVDVSYLSLNDETEGKTYVRVTDGSVSALFQDIVLGMGEGLGGLVAQTARPYATADYFNDKRFRHTSSIDTGVLDEGLTAILGVPLAIGSKVIGVLFASDRTTREFSPDEVALLSSLADHAAIALDNAHLLDETRRAVAELNAANATISAHNDAMRRAEDAHDRLMDLVLRGGDLAEVAAAVADVLGGAIAVYDAEGVILARTDGELELSRAAVSASRTSGRAVSTEDGWLCAVQAGQEFLGSLVLGGGRSLGEADRRLFERAGVVTAVLLMQRRSVARAEDEVRGELLSDLLTAPGRNPAALLARGRRLGVDLSTSHAVLVAHADDVSRRRLAAAASRHADLVGVHADQVVLLVRGAEPGALARSVAAELASTMDCPVTVGAAGPAASPRELAVAHAEAARCVASLLALGRAGEGASMADLGFVGLLLGEHADLGAYVTATIGPVLDYDERRGTDLIGTLRAYFACGGNLTRAKDLLHVHVNTVVQRLDRIASLLGEQWQSPERALELQLALRLHRLTNDRNG, from the coding sequence ATGACCCTTGTGGACAGTTCCGCACAGTTGCGCCGGCTGCTCGAACTGCTCGCCTCCGGGGCGGGCAGCGAGCAGCTGGCGCACGTCCCCGTCGACCCGAAAGCCACCGAGCTGGCGCTGCGGATCCGGGACACGGTCGCCGAGCACCGGCGGCGCGAGGCGGAGCTGGCCGCGTTGTTCGACACGGCCAGCGATCTCGCCCGGCTGGACGATCCGGACGCCGTCCTGCGGTCGATCGTGCGGCGGGCGCGGGCGTTGCTCGGCGTGGACGTCTCGTATCTCAGCCTCAACGACGAAACCGAAGGCAAGACCTACGTCCGGGTGACCGACGGCTCGGTTTCCGCGCTGTTCCAGGACATCGTGCTGGGCATGGGCGAGGGGCTCGGCGGGCTGGTCGCGCAGACCGCGCGGCCGTACGCGACCGCGGACTACTTCAACGACAAGCGGTTCCGGCACACTTCGTCGATCGACACCGGTGTGCTCGACGAGGGGCTGACCGCGATCCTCGGGGTGCCGCTGGCGATCGGCAGCAAGGTCATCGGGGTGCTGTTCGCCTCCGACCGGACCACCCGCGAGTTCTCGCCCGACGAGGTCGCGCTGCTGTCGTCGCTGGCCGACCATGCGGCGATCGCGCTGGACAACGCGCATCTGCTCGACGAGACGCGCCGCGCGGTCGCCGAACTGAACGCCGCCAACGCGACGATCAGCGCGCACAACGACGCGATGCGCCGCGCCGAGGACGCCCACGACCGGCTGATGGATCTCGTGCTGCGCGGCGGTGACCTGGCCGAGGTCGCCGCCGCGGTCGCGGACGTGCTCGGCGGTGCCATCGCCGTTTACGACGCGGAAGGCGTCATCCTCGCCAGGACCGATGGCGAACTGGAGCTTTCGCGTGCGGCGGTTTCGGCGTCCAGGACGAGCGGGCGCGCGGTGTCCACTGAGGACGGTTGGCTGTGCGCGGTCCAGGCGGGGCAGGAATTCCTCGGCAGTCTGGTGCTCGGCGGCGGGCGGTCGCTCGGCGAGGCCGACCGGCGGCTGTTCGAGCGGGCGGGCGTGGTCACCGCGGTACTGTTGATGCAGCGGCGTTCCGTCGCGCGCGCCGAGGACGAGGTGCGCGGTGAGCTGCTGTCGGACCTGCTCACCGCGCCGGGTCGCAATCCCGCCGCGCTGCTGGCTCGCGGTCGCCGCCTGGGAGTCGATTTGTCGACATCGCATGCGGTGCTGGTCGCGCATGCCGACGACGTCTCCCGGCGACGGCTGGCCGCCGCGGCTTCGCGGCACGCGGACCTGGTCGGGGTGCACGCCGACCAGGTGGTCCTTCTGGTTCGTGGCGCGGAGCCCGGCGCACTGGCGCGATCCGTGGCCGCGGAACTGGCGTCCACAATGGACTGTCCAGTGACGGTGGGCGCGGCAGGGCCGGCGGCGTCACCGCGGGAGCTGGCCGTGGCGCACGCCGAAGCCGCGCGATGCGTCGCGTCGCTGCTGGCGCTGGGCCGGGCGGGGGAAGGCGCGAGCATGGCCGACCTCGGGTTCGTCGGGCTGCTGCTCGGCGAGCACGCCGACCTCGGCGCGTACGTGACCGCCACGATCGGCCCGGTGCTCGACTACGACGAACGCCGCGGCACGGATCTGATCGGCACCCTGCGCGCGTACTTCGCCTGTGGCGGCAACTTGACGCGGGCCAAGGACCTGCTCCATGTGCACGTCAACACCGTCGTGCAGCGGCTGGACCGCATCGCGTCCCTGCTGGGCGAGCAGTGGCAGTCGCCTGAGCGCGCGCTGGAACTCCAGCTCGCGCTCAGGCTGCACCGCCTCACCAATGACCGAAACGGATGA
- a CDS encoding nitroreductase family protein, with product MEFQDVVRRRRMVRKFTGEPVAKASLQRILRNALKGPSAGFSQGQGFLVLTGEELAKFWEFGASWAPETVTTAPVAIVPLSVKNAYLDRYAQPDKGVPDRDDSWWRVPYWDVDTGMATMLILQTAVDEGLGAVFFGLAPESVERLHSEFGVPEDHDPIGVVALGHGAESGPSPGSSATKIARRDFDDVIRFGHW from the coding sequence ATGGAATTCCAGGACGTCGTACGACGCCGTCGCATGGTCCGGAAGTTCACCGGCGAACCTGTCGCCAAGGCCAGTTTGCAGCGCATCCTGCGCAACGCGCTCAAAGGCCCTTCGGCCGGTTTCTCACAAGGGCAAGGATTTCTCGTCCTCACCGGCGAGGAACTCGCGAAGTTCTGGGAGTTCGGGGCGAGCTGGGCGCCGGAAACCGTGACCACGGCCCCGGTCGCGATCGTCCCGCTCTCGGTCAAGAACGCCTACCTCGACCGCTATGCCCAGCCCGACAAGGGCGTCCCCGACCGCGACGACTCATGGTGGCGCGTGCCGTACTGGGACGTCGACACCGGGATGGCGACGATGCTGATCCTCCAGACGGCCGTCGACGAGGGCCTCGGCGCGGTCTTCTTCGGGCTCGCGCCGGAAAGCGTGGAGCGGCTCCACAGCGAGTTCGGCGTACCGGAGGATCACGACCCGATCGGTGTCGTGGCGCTCGGCCACGGTGCGGAATCCGGGCCGTCGCCCGGCTCTTCGGCCACCAAGATCGCTCGTCGCGACTTCGACGACGTCATCCGTTTCGGTCATTGGTGA
- a CDS encoding tannase/feruloyl esterase family alpha/beta hydrolase, whose product MRLILVLAMMLALATPAQAANGCGNVRVPGAAKQQLSCLDDLTTTGTLVTGHTVQADWAGLTSAGFPAPKGVPGVQIDGYFPDSSTANTTHGWNHDAQFVLRLPDRWNGGLVVSGSPGVRRQYANDRAIGDQVLAAGYAFAATDKGNTGAGFHTDGHRPGDALAEWNSRVTQLTIAAKAAVAHRYGRLPSRTLAAGMSNGGYLVRWQLENRPWLYDGGIDWEGTLWHENGPNLFTFLPPAIKAYPAYAAGSAQAHQEILDAGFAPGSEFLWKYHNDVYWGLTQRIYQAEFDPSFAGTDYDYATRPPSVHRAVERISLTGRIGKPLITLHGTLDTLLPITRDSDVYQRMIAEQGRAGLQRYYRIVDGNHVDGLFDAYPDKLRPIGPCFRTAFTALEGWLDGVRPPASATIPRASGDLAASCALS is encoded by the coding sequence ATGCGGCTCATTCTGGTCCTCGCGATGATGCTGGCCCTGGCCACGCCCGCCCAAGCGGCGAACGGTTGCGGGAACGTGCGCGTTCCCGGCGCCGCGAAACAGCAACTGTCCTGTTTGGACGATCTGACGACCACCGGCACCCTGGTCACCGGGCACACGGTCCAGGCCGACTGGGCCGGGCTGACCTCGGCCGGTTTCCCCGCGCCCAAGGGTGTTCCCGGCGTCCAGATCGACGGCTACTTCCCGGATTCGTCGACGGCCAACACGACACACGGCTGGAATCACGACGCGCAGTTCGTGCTGCGGCTGCCCGATCGCTGGAACGGCGGCTTGGTGGTCTCGGGGTCGCCCGGGGTGCGGCGGCAGTACGCGAACGATCGCGCGATCGGCGACCAGGTCCTCGCCGCCGGCTACGCGTTCGCCGCCACCGACAAGGGCAACACCGGCGCCGGCTTCCACACCGACGGACACCGGCCCGGCGACGCGCTCGCTGAATGGAACTCACGGGTCACCCAGCTGACGATCGCCGCGAAGGCCGCCGTCGCGCACCGCTACGGGCGCCTGCCGAGCCGCACCCTCGCGGCCGGGATGTCGAACGGCGGCTACCTCGTCCGCTGGCAGCTCGAGAACCGGCCGTGGCTCTACGACGGCGGCATCGATTGGGAGGGCACGCTTTGGCATGAAAACGGCCCGAACCTGTTCACCTTCCTGCCGCCCGCGATCAAGGCATACCCCGCGTACGCCGCCGGTTCCGCGCAAGCTCACCAAGAAATTCTCGACGCCGGTTTCGCGCCGGGTTCGGAATTCCTCTGGAAGTACCACAACGACGTCTACTGGGGCCTGACCCAGCGCATTTACCAGGCCGAATTCGATCCCTCGTTCGCCGGAACCGACTACGACTACGCCACTCGCCCGCCGTCGGTGCACCGCGCGGTCGAACGGATCTCGCTGACCGGCCGGATCGGCAAACCGCTGATCACCCTGCACGGCACCCTCGACACCCTGCTGCCGATCACCCGCGATTCCGACGTCTACCAGCGGATGATCGCCGAGCAGGGCCGCGCCGGGCTCCAGCGCTACTACCGGATCGTCGACGGCAACCACGTCGACGGGCTCTTCGACGCGTACCCGGACAAACTGCGGCCCATCGGCCCCTGTTTCCGCACGGCGTTCACCGCGCTCGAAGGCTGGCTCGACGGCGTCCGTCCGCCCGCTTCGGCGACGATCCCGCGCGCGAGCGGTGACCTGGCGGCCAGTTGCGCCCTAAGCTGA
- a CDS encoding extracellular catalytic domain type 1 short-chain-length polyhydroxyalkanoate depolymerase has translation MRKLLIGAVVSALTLLSSAPAQAATIRPVTGFGSNPGALRMFEYVPDGLPSGRPAVVVLHGCTQDAAGYARGSGWVGLADRLRFKLVLPQQVSANNFSKCFNWFQAGDIKRGSGEAESIAQMARFAAGGRTYVTGLSAGGAMTSVLLAAYPELFAGGGVVAGLPYGCATSMIDAYSCMNPGKDLTPKQWGDKVRAAGTGPRSPVSVWHGTADYTVAPMNMRELAEQWTDVGAAVDTHAVTGMGHGQPIAPGAGCGQVGPYLLDVGVCAAAELAAKWRLGEDGVQ, from the coding sequence ATGCGAAAACTCCTCATCGGCGCGGTGGTTTCGGCATTGACCCTTCTCTCATCGGCTCCGGCGCAGGCGGCGACGATCCGCCCGGTGACCGGGTTCGGGAGCAATCCCGGTGCGTTGCGGATGTTCGAATACGTTCCCGACGGGCTGCCGTCCGGGCGTCCGGCGGTGGTCGTGCTGCACGGCTGCACCCAGGACGCGGCCGGATACGCGCGCGGCTCCGGCTGGGTCGGGCTCGCGGACAGGCTGCGGTTCAAACTCGTTCTGCCGCAACAGGTTTCGGCGAACAATTTCAGCAAGTGCTTCAACTGGTTCCAGGCGGGTGACATCAAGCGCGGGTCCGGAGAGGCCGAATCGATCGCGCAAATGGCGCGGTTCGCGGCCGGCGGCCGGACGTACGTGACCGGCCTGTCGGCGGGTGGCGCGATGACTTCGGTGCTGCTGGCGGCGTATCCGGAACTGTTCGCGGGCGGTGGTGTCGTCGCGGGACTGCCTTATGGCTGCGCGACTTCGATGATCGACGCGTACTCCTGCATGAACCCCGGCAAGGACCTGACCCCGAAGCAGTGGGGCGACAAGGTGCGGGCCGCGGGCACCGGGCCGCGTTCGCCGGTCAGCGTCTGGCACGGGACCGCGGATTACACGGTCGCTCCGATGAACATGCGCGAGCTTGCCGAGCAATGGACCGACGTCGGCGCGGCCGTCGACACGCACGCCGTCACCGGCATGGGGCACGGTCAGCCGATCGCGCCGGGAGCCGGATGTGGGCAGGTGGGCCCGTATCTGCTCGACGTCGGCGTGTGCGCAGCGGCCGAGCTCGCGGCGAAGTGGCGGCTAGGCGAGGACGGCGTCCAGTAG
- a CDS encoding ArsR/SmtB family transcription factor → MSSTLPQPSIDEIEIVPVLQALADPVRLELIRALRSNPSPRSCAVTEYDVEISAPTLSHHWKVLREAGLTTTFVEGRTRWVELRTEDVHARFPGLLDAVLA, encoded by the coding sequence GTGAGCAGCACGCTGCCGCAGCCGTCGATCGACGAGATCGAGATCGTGCCGGTCCTCCAGGCGCTCGCGGACCCCGTGCGGCTGGAGCTGATCCGCGCCCTGCGAAGCAACCCTTCGCCGCGAAGCTGCGCCGTCACCGAGTACGACGTCGAGATCAGCGCGCCGACGCTCTCCCATCACTGGAAGGTGTTGCGCGAGGCCGGCCTCACGACGACGTTCGTCGAGGGCCGGACCCGCTGGGTCGAGCTACGCACCGAAGACGTCCACGCGCGCTTTCCCGGGCTACTGGACGCCGTCCTCGCCTAG
- a CDS encoding MFS transporter, whose product MTIRRSSNDRLALGALLVLAVGTFTVGTDGFVLNGLLPTIAADLRVSEAVAGQLTTVFAVTYAVSSPIIAAFTGRLDRRWVLGAGMVLFTIGMAGQALGESFAVVAVARVLAALGAAAFQSNAYVLAGALASDERRGRALATVSAGMSVSMVLGVPIGVLAGNWFGWRAVMWGIGAVALIVMLLVPPLPGVRMPTVSLRDRLAVVARPPIARVLGVSVLGTAAGFAAFVYLPVLVAPVAAGAMISWLLVGFGIGQIAGNAFAGRATDSLGPARVRSISLIGTVVTFALLDVAVLILPGALILALASGVFGGMLMVPQQHRLFSLAPDAPTVAMGLNGSAIYGGGALGAALGGVVLSSAGVGWVGPVAAFVALLGFALSVSSRKKVPEPV is encoded by the coding sequence ATGACGATTCGACGATCATCAAATGATCGGCTCGCTCTGGGGGCTCTGCTGGTACTCGCCGTCGGGACGTTCACCGTCGGCACCGACGGATTCGTCCTGAACGGGCTGCTGCCCACCATCGCCGCCGACCTGCGCGTTTCCGAAGCCGTCGCGGGTCAGCTGACCACGGTCTTCGCGGTGACCTACGCGGTTTCCTCGCCGATCATCGCGGCCTTCACCGGACGGCTCGACCGGCGCTGGGTGCTCGGCGCGGGGATGGTGCTGTTCACGATCGGCATGGCCGGACAGGCGCTCGGTGAGTCCTTCGCCGTGGTCGCCGTCGCCCGCGTGCTGGCCGCCCTCGGCGCCGCCGCGTTCCAGTCCAACGCCTACGTCCTCGCCGGTGCGCTGGCGTCGGACGAGCGTCGCGGCCGCGCCCTGGCCACGGTCTCCGCCGGGATGAGCGTGTCGATGGTGCTCGGTGTGCCGATCGGGGTGCTCGCCGGCAACTGGTTCGGCTGGCGCGCGGTGATGTGGGGGATCGGCGCGGTGGCGCTGATCGTGATGCTGCTCGTGCCGCCTCTGCCGGGAGTCCGGATGCCGACGGTGTCGTTGCGCGACAGGCTCGCCGTCGTCGCGCGGCCGCCGATCGCGCGCGTGCTCGGCGTGAGCGTTCTCGGTACCGCCGCGGGCTTCGCGGCCTTCGTCTACTTGCCGGTGCTGGTCGCTCCGGTGGCGGCGGGCGCGATGATCTCGTGGCTGCTCGTCGGTTTCGGGATCGGGCAGATCGCGGGCAACGCCTTCGCGGGCCGGGCCACCGACTCGCTCGGCCCCGCGCGCGTCCGGTCGATCTCTCTCATCGGGACGGTCGTGACTTTCGCGCTGCTCGACGTCGCCGTGCTGATCCTGCCCGGCGCGCTGATCCTGGCGCTGGCATCGGGCGTGTTCGGCGGCATGCTGATGGTGCCGCAGCAACATCGGCTGTTCTCGCTGGCGCCCGACGCGCCGACGGTCGCCATGGGACTCAACGGCTCCGCGATCTACGGCGGCGGTGCGCTCGGTGCCGCGCTGGGTGGCGTCGTACTGTCGTCGGCGGGTGTCGGGTGGGTCGGTCCCGTTGCCGCCTTCGTCGCTTTGCTGGGCTTCGCGCTTTCGGTGTCTTCGCGGAAGAAGGTGCCCGAGCCCGTCTGA
- a CDS encoding N-acetylmuramic acid 6-phosphate etherase: MMTVPRQVVHVDSPTEQRNPRTTDIDLMSTMGILGAINAEDRRVPEAVAAVLPQVARAVDFAVEALRSGNRVHYFGAGTSGRLATLDAAELVPTFNVPSDWFIAHHAGGARALRQAVEDAEDNAKAGAAEVAESVAPGDFVLGLTASGRTPYVLGALAAASRRGARTALVSGNPAAVTPPGVDVLIAVDTGPEAIAGSTRMKAGTAQKIILTAFSTATMIKLGRTYSNLMVSMRATNAKLRGRTIRILREATGMSMADCSDALTEADGDLKVALVHLLSGEDVANAAKALAANDGHVRKALDSLRVRAS, translated from the coding sequence ATGATGACCGTCCCACGCCAGGTGGTGCACGTCGATTCGCCAACCGAACAGCGCAATCCACGGACGACCGACATCGACCTGATGTCGACCATGGGCATCCTCGGCGCCATCAACGCCGAGGACCGCCGGGTCCCCGAAGCCGTCGCCGCGGTGCTGCCGCAGGTGGCTCGGGCGGTCGACTTCGCCGTGGAAGCGCTGCGGTCGGGAAACCGCGTGCACTACTTCGGGGCCGGCACGTCCGGCAGGCTGGCGACGCTGGACGCGGCGGAGCTCGTGCCGACGTTCAACGTGCCCTCCGATTGGTTCATCGCGCATCACGCGGGCGGCGCACGCGCGCTGCGCCAAGCCGTCGAAGACGCCGAGGACAACGCGAAGGCCGGAGCCGCCGAGGTGGCCGAGTCCGTCGCGCCCGGCGACTTCGTGCTCGGGCTGACGGCTTCCGGCCGGACGCCCTACGTCCTCGGCGCGCTGGCCGCGGCCAGTCGTCGCGGTGCCCGCACCGCCTTGGTGTCGGGCAATCCGGCCGCGGTGACGCCGCCGGGTGTCGATGTCCTCATCGCGGTGGACACCGGCCCCGAGGCGATCGCCGGATCGACGCGGATGAAGGCGGGCACGGCGCAGAAGATCATCCTCACCGCGTTCTCCACCGCGACGATGATCAAGCTCGGCCGTACGTATTCGAACCTGATGGTCAGCATGCGGGCGACCAACGCGAAGCTGCGCGGACGGACCATCAGGATCCTGCGCGAGGCCACCGGTATGAGCATGGCGGACTGCTCCGACGCGCTCACCGAGGCCGACGGCGACCTCAAGGTCGCGCTGGTCCATCTGCTGTCCGGCGAGGACGTCGCGAATGCGGCGAAGGCGCTGGCGGCCAACGATGGCCACGTACGCAAGGCTCTCGACTCCCTGCGGGTGCGCGCGAGCTGA